The nucleotide sequence AAATTATAAAGAAATAATCCCCTCCGGAACTACTGTAAGATTTACATCTACGCCAAATTTAACTGGTAAAGAAATAATATTTACAACTCCGGAAAGACCCGAATACAAATCAAACTTTGATTTTGAATTATTGCAGAATTTTCCAAATCCATTTAATCCAATTACAAAAATTCAATATAATATTCCCCAAGAAGGAAAAGTTAACATATCAATTTATAATGTTCTTGGTCAAAAAGTTGCAGAACTTCTAAATGATAATGTTAAAGCCGGTAAATATGAACTTGCCTTTAACGGCTCAAATTTTGCGAGCGGAATTTATATTTACAGAATTGAAGCAAAAAATTTTATTGAAAGTAAAAAGATGATATTATTGAAATAAAACATAAAATTTGATGGTGAAGCTATGAAGCGTTGCATAATCTCATTGTTTTTATTTACTATATCTTTTACTAAAATATATGCTCAAAAGTGTTTCATTAATGAACTACAAGATTTAAATAAAATCTCTTCTTCAACACATTGGACCAAATTCAACATCAACAATATTTCCACTTTTATTTACAACAATGGAAATGCTGATATTAGTCCGGATGGAAACTCCGGATTTGAATATCCAAAAGGTTCAAATAAAACTACAGTTTTCGAATCCGGGATTATTTGGGGCGGAAAAATTGATGAAAAAATTTATGTCGGCGGTTCGGATTATGCTCAAGGATTATTTGGAGGAAAAATTTTAGAAAACGGTAACACTCAAAATTCAGATGATCCAAGTGTAAGAGTTTACAGAGTTAGACCGGATTACAAAACTTCAGATCTTTCAGCAGAAATTGAAGATGAAAAACTTTCCTATGAAGAAATATTTAGTCAATACGAAAAAGACTGGAATGAATGGCCCGCAGAATTTGGAGCACCTTTTGAAGACAAAAATAATAATGGAATTTATGAATCAACTATTGATATTCCCGGAATTCCATACGCTGACCAGACGCTTTGGTATGTAGCAAATGATTTTGATACTTCAAAGAGCAGAAGTTTATACGGCTCTGATCCAATGAAAATAGAGTTGCAAGTAACTATATGGGGTTATAAAAATTCCGGTTTTTACGATAACGTAATGTTCAAAAAATACAAAATCATAAATAAAAGCGATAAAGATTTTAAGGAAATGTATATTTCTCAATGGTCTGATCAAGATTTAGGTTATGCCGGAGATGACTACATTGGTGTTGATACCACCCTAAATTTAATGTATGCTTTTAACGGTGATATTTATGATGATGAATATATAAGTTATGATTATTTTAAAAAAAATTATCAGCTTCAGCCGCCGGCAGTTGGATTCCAATTTTTACAAGGTCCAATTGTAAAATCTGAAAATAATACAGCAATATACAATGATAAAGAAATTACCGAATCTAAAAACCTTGATATAAACTCATTCTATTTTTATTTGTGCGCTGTTTCACCTTGGAGCGATCCGCCTATGGGTGATTATGATGAAGGAGCAATTGGTAAGTATAATAATTTAAGGGGATTGCATAGTGGAGGATTTCCTATTATTATCCCTGAAGAACTTGGAGGAGGGATTACAACATTTCCTCGATCCGGAGATCCAATAACCGGTGAGGGATGGACAATAGGAACTGATTCATACAATTGCGGTGATGTTAGAGGACTATTATCATCCGGTCCATTTGAAATTGTAAGCGGTGATACTCAAGAAGTTGTTATTGCGCAGACAGCAATTTTAGGCAAAGATAGAATGAATGCCTTTAAGTTATTAAAATTTTATTCCAGTCAAACTAAAGAAGACTATTTAAATTTTGTTAAAGTAAATAATGAAATTTCTGTTCCTCAACCGAATGTTTCATTTTCAGAATATGGTGAATATAATTCCATAAATATTGAAATAGAAAAAAATCCAAACATCGAATCTTTTTGTCAATCTGATTATTCATTTCAAGGATATAATTTATATCAAATTTATTCCGAAATACCAACAAAGGATAATTCAATTAAGATTGCGACTTTTGATAAAATAGACGAAATTAAAAATATTTCTGGAATTGTAATGAATCAAAACAACGGATTACCGATTGAAGGAAATATTCAAGAAGCAAATGACAGCGGTCTGAAATATGAATTTAAAGTTGATAAAGATTTTACAAATAATTCAAAATTGTTAAAAGGCAAAAAATACTATTATGGTTTATCCGCATATTTTGTAAACTCAGAGTACAAAATTATTGAAAGTCTATTAAACAAAATTTATATGGAATTTCAATTAGATTTACCTGGAAATAATTATTTTGATACTCTCGTTGTCTCGAGAAATAATGATATTCATTCGGGGTTTGTAATTCCAATTGTAATAAATCCGGAAATGTTGACAGGCGATGAGTATAAAGTTACATTAACTGAAATAGGTGATTCTATAGTTTGGAATTTAATTGACATTACAAAAAATCAAATTTTACTAACGCAGCAAAAGCTATTAAATAGAAAACCAAGTAATCCGTATGAAGCAGATTATACACCAATTGTTGATGGCTTTATATTATTTGTAGGAACTGAACCACTTTCATTTGCCGGTAATGGTGAT is from Ignavibacteriota bacterium and encodes:
- a CDS encoding T9SS type A sorting domain-containing protein, encoding MKRCIISLFLFTISFTKIYAQKCFINELQDLNKISSSTHWTKFNINNISTFIYNNGNADISPDGNSGFEYPKGSNKTTVFESGIIWGGKIDEKIYVGGSDYAQGLFGGKILENGNTQNSDDPSVRVYRVRPDYKTSDLSAEIEDEKLSYEEIFSQYEKDWNEWPAEFGAPFEDKNNNGIYESTIDIPGIPYADQTLWYVANDFDTSKSRSLYGSDPMKIELQVTIWGYKNSGFYDNVMFKKYKIINKSDKDFKEMYISQWSDQDLGYAGDDYIGVDTTLNLMYAFNGDIYDDEYISYDYFKKNYQLQPPAVGFQFLQGPIVKSENNTAIYNDKEITESKNLDINSFYFYLCAVSPWSDPPMGDYDEGAIGKYNNLRGLHSGGFPIIIPEELGGGITTFPRSGDPITGEGWTIGTDSYNCGDVRGLLSSGPFEIVSGDTQEVVIAQTAILGKDRMNAFKLLKFYSSQTKEDYLNFVKVNNEISVPQPNVSFSEYGEYNSINIEIEKNPNIESFCQSDYSFQGYNLYQIYSEIPTKDNSIKIATFDKIDEIKNISGIVMNQNNGLPIEGNIQEANDSGLKYEFKVDKDFTNNSKLLKGKKYYYGLSAYFVNSEYKIIESLLNKIYMEFQLDLPGNNYFDTLVVSRNNDIHSGFVIPIVINPEMLTGDEYKVTLTEIGDSIVWNLIDITKNQILLTQQKLLNRKPSNPYEADYTPIVDGFILFVGTEPLSFAGNGDGIVEIKYNGNVLTEGKYDLQGKLYNGNKVWHSLNSTQDYYISAGGGSGNLDRLIRYRNYAASRDFELRFTETGGFGIYPFIDNKICKVPFELWDIGIQTLDDPSDDIRMIPFLSENDSTKSIWGWATGIDPFMGYPNSDWINWMDPKDSTPGTKGYDQFANSCILSGGAGATYDYQYDIDPIADDYNINFHDGNGYPIARMTICDYSGKGIPPAGTTIRLNTTKPLTTNDIFTFKSEITSIKINPNIYKIFQNYPNPFNPSTKIRYSIPEEGLVNISVYNILGQNVVELVNKRMKPGKYETIFNGSNFASGVYIYRIEAKNFIESKKMILLK